A window of Vigna unguiculata cultivar IT97K-499-35 chromosome 4, ASM411807v1, whole genome shotgun sequence contains these coding sequences:
- the LOC114182352 gene encoding uncharacterized protein LOC114182352 produces the protein MDIDEWEFLSDDGYLDFNEDGGKKKQNNSFGKGKLDSKSVFDMDYFCSSPPPPPRVHTQLVPLPIELEPRIMAPEDVLVKDIMKNGPVGLDAVAPPEKTKDFEAVEADRVKVFFKIKEKSDFADMKMDSPKSSSRGILPSIDAGGFKFEDKGETIEIITSPRRRVIEKEVCEKEENSTWEEENNSGFNLWKWSLTGVGAICSFGVAAATICVLFFGSQQRNKLKQDQKIRFQIYADDKRIKQVVQHATKLNDVISAARGVPMSRAHISVGGYYDGL, from the exons ATGGATATTGATGAGTGGGAGTTTCTGTCTGATGATGGGTACCTTGATTTCAACGAAGATGGTGGGAAGAAAAAGCAGAATAATTCATTCGGAAAGGGAAAGTTGGACTCAAAGAGTGTGTTTGACATGGACTACTTTTgctcatcaccaccaccaccaccaaggGTTCACACTCAGCTAGTTCCTTTGCCAATTGAATTGGAGCCAAGAATCATGGCCCCAGAAGATGTTTTGGTGAAAGACATCATGAAAAACGGTCCTGTGGGGTTGGATGCAGTTGCCCCACCAGAGAAAACAAAGGATTTTGAGGCAGTGGAGGCTGATAGAGTGAAGGTTTTCTTCAAGATCAAAGAGAAGAGTGATTTTGCTGACATGAAAATGGACTCTCCCAAGTCAAGTAGTAGGGGAATCTTGCCTTCAATTGATGCAGGAGGCttcaaatttgaggacaaaGGTGAGACCATAGAGATCATCACCTCTCCCAGAAGAAGGGTTATTGAGAAGGAAGTGtgtgagaaagaagaaaactcCACTTGGGAGGAAGAGAATAACAGTGGTTTCAACTTGTGGAAGTGGAGTTTGACTGGTGTTGGAGCCATATGTTCTTTTGGTGTTGCTGCTGCAACTATTTGTGTTCTGTTCTTTGGAAGCCAGCAAAGGAACAAACTAAAGCAGGATCAGAAAATCAGGTTCCAGATCTATGCTGATGACAAG AGGATTAAGCAAGTGGTGCAGCATGCAACGAAGTTAAACGATGTAATTTCTGCAGCAAGAGGTGTTCCTATGAGCAGAGCTCATATAAGTGTTGGAGGTTATTATGATGGTCTCTGA